One window of the Amycolatopsis mediterranei genome contains the following:
- a CDS encoding glycosyltransferase, giving the protein MSAAHGGRPAAPPRLSVVIPTYNRCGLLAKLLGQLAAQRLPRDEFEVIVCDDGSSDATAETVESFAGQLHLKYHFQEDLGFRAGVARNAGAKLAAAPILVFIDTGAMIGPGFLEHHLAAHDDEPCAVVGYAYGYNPEDPMPGLADMLESATPEQVILALRDEPAFRDVRHDALAQCGFDLNRRAVPWSFFWTSNCSMRVADFWGIGGFDELYHGWGVEDLEFAFRIFKRGLPFRFLRDAWHIEWPHERDIEGNWQSFQHNMDLFLDRYREPVVEIGRTLVHKLELWTWDDDYRHLCDLRDGIAEPGAGAELRDLAGRLGPDEQVAVFGAGDDIPDELATAVLFEFDRAVLDRALADGTHRGHHAIGLRTPLDDGSVDRVLLTSRLAGLWTRWGADLLAEARRIGRRAPLFDESVLGDRP; this is encoded by the coding sequence GGCTGCCCCGCGACGAGTTCGAGGTCATCGTCTGCGACGACGGCTCGTCCGACGCCACGGCGGAAACCGTCGAATCCTTCGCGGGACAGCTCCACCTCAAATACCACTTCCAGGAAGACCTGGGCTTCCGCGCGGGGGTCGCGCGCAACGCCGGCGCCAAGCTGGCGGCCGCGCCGATCCTGGTCTTCATCGACACCGGGGCGATGATCGGGCCCGGTTTCCTCGAACACCACCTGGCCGCGCACGACGACGAGCCGTGCGCGGTCGTCGGCTACGCCTACGGCTACAACCCCGAAGACCCGATGCCCGGGCTCGCCGACATGCTCGAGTCCGCAACGCCCGAGCAGGTGATTCTGGCCCTCCGCGACGAACCCGCGTTCCGGGACGTTCGGCACGACGCGCTCGCGCAGTGCGGCTTCGACCTGAACCGCCGGGCGGTGCCGTGGTCGTTCTTCTGGACCAGCAACTGCTCCATGCGCGTGGCCGACTTCTGGGGGATCGGCGGCTTCGACGAGCTGTACCACGGCTGGGGCGTCGAGGACCTCGAGTTCGCCTTCCGGATCTTCAAGCGTGGCCTGCCCTTCCGGTTCCTGCGCGACGCGTGGCACATCGAGTGGCCTCACGAGCGTGACATCGAGGGCAACTGGCAGAGCTTCCAGCACAACATGGACCTGTTCCTCGACCGGTACCGGGAACCCGTCGTCGAGATCGGCCGGACGCTGGTGCACAAGCTGGAGCTGTGGACCTGGGACGACGACTACCGGCACCTGTGCGATCTCCGCGACGGCATCGCCGAACCCGGTGCCGGGGCCGAGCTGCGCGACCTCGCCGGCCGGCTCGGGCCCGACGAGCAGGTGGCCGTCTTCGGTGCCGGCGACGACATCCCGGACGAGCTGGCCACGGCCGTGCTCTTCGAGTTCGACCGGGCCGTGCTCGACCGGGCCCTGGCGGACGGCACGCACCGCGGTCACCACGCCATCGGCCTGCGGACCCCGCTCGACGACGGGTCGGTGGACCGCGTGCTGCTCACCTCCCGGCTCGCCGGGTTGTGGACCCGCTGGGGTGCCGACCTGCTCGCCGAAGCCCGCCGCATCGGCAGGCGGGCGCCGTTGTTCGACGAGTCGGTTCTCGGGGACCGGCCGTGA